The genomic interval TATTACCAACTTTATGCTTGTAtaaaattctatttctttaTTAATCTGCAAAGTTACATTTATCTATGAAATCGGTTTTACATTTCAGGCATGGTGAGTCCCCAGCAATTCGGTGTAGGTGTTGGAGTTGGAGTAGGTGTAGGAGTTGGCGGtgtttcttcaaattcaatGGGAATGCCAAGTGCTCAACAAGTGCTGgcccagcagcagcaacagcagcaatcCGTTGCTATGCAGCAGCAAATACAGCaaatgcagcagcagcagttacAGTTACAACAGCAGCAAGCTGCTCTTGCCCAACAAAATAATCAAGGTGGAAGCCAAGCTACAACACCTCAAACTCCAGTACCACCGACACAACCACCAGcccagcaacagcagcaaaaCAAAGAATTTAATACAGCTAGTTTATGTAGGTTTGGCCAAGAAACTGTACAGGATATTGTTAGCCGCACCCTCGAAGTCTTCCAAACGCTCAAAGTTATACAGCCACCTAACGGTGAGTCAAGTCTCatgtaaattaaaaatatatctgtGCTTCACGTTTCGTGCTTATTCAATGGAAGATTTCGTTGATTGAATCTCAACTGGTTCCATGTTTTCTGTTTCACAGGCACAGCACAAGGTGCTAATATAGCCAATGACAAAAAGTCAAAGGTCATAGAGCAGATTAGAATGCTGAAACTACTATTCAAACGGTTACGATTGATTTACGAGAAGTGTAATGAGAACTGTCAAATACCTGGAATGGAGTACACTCACATAGAAAGTTTAATCCCATTAAAAGAAGAATGGGACATGaaatccgatgaaaaaaagacgtcCGAATCATATCGACTGGCATGCGAAGAAAGCAAAGAAATAATGGAGGTTtggattaaattttattctccttgATTTCAGTCGCGGTAATGTACCCAGTACATTGAGTAGccgacttgaaattttttgattaatgGAAAATTTCATAGTATCACTCACGTAGAATTCATGTATTGCAGCAAGTTGTGTTGAAGAATCGACATCTAAAGGAAATAATCGACCATCTGAGGCGGATAATTTCGGAAATAAACACGATGTTAACGATGCGACGTTCCTAGTATGTAAATTAATGCATTGCAATGAAAGATTAATTATTGTATTGTAGCTTTAAGGTTTCGTGTAATAATaaagtaaatattttataaaaacttCTTCATTCTTCTGTCTATTTTCAATCTTAGTCTGTAcattgtataaaaattatcctcaACTTTGTCCATAGTAATACAGCTTATGTTTGTTGTATGTTGTCTATCTCAAAAGAAATCACATCCGTTGCTCTCAGGATAGCTTCAGGAACTTTGCCGGAAGGGGTTTCTAAGTTTCTGGTGAATATCTCCAAGCAATCAATATCGCATCCGCGAAATTCTGCTTTAACTTTTGTGTTCTCATACAACTGAAATGACGCTTCTTTGCCTACAAAAACATTTCGAACCAATAATCAGCGATAATAAATACAAATCTCATTAACAGGCGATAATCACATAATCGTCAAATCGAATTACACGTACCAATGACCCCACTTATCACGCGTAAGAATCGTTCACGCAGAAAGGTTCTGGCTTCCTGCTTTTCCGGTGTGGAAAAATCATGATTAACACTGCTTTCAGATATTTTCAGCTCGGCTTCATCGCTTCCAACCATTACAGCTTCTTAGAGTAACTCTTTAAACTTTGGATTACGTTTTGAAATGTTTGATTGATCTGCTGACAGCAGGCTG from Athalia rosae chromosome 1, iyAthRosa1.1, whole genome shotgun sequence carries:
- the LOC105685997 gene encoding mediator of RNA polymerase II transcription subunit 30; the encoded protein is MAGQQHPFPSGFPSAQQAAMRTQFGGGQMVPGLMGAQQGMVSPQQFGVGVGVGVGVGVGGVSSNSMGMPSAQQVLAQQQQQQQSVAMQQQIQQMQQQQLQLQQQQAALAQQNNQGGSQATTPQTPVPPTQPPAQQQQQNKEFNTASLCRFGQETVQDIVSRTLEVFQTLKVIQPPNGTAQGANIANDKKSKVIEQIRMLKLLFKRLRLIYEKCNENCQIPGMEYTHIESLIPLKEEWDMKSDEKKTSESYRLACEESKEIMEQVVLKNRHLKEIIDHLRRIISEINTMLTMRRS
- the LOC105686000 gene encoding gem-associated protein 7-like codes for the protein MVGSDEAELKISESSVNHDFSTPEKQEARTFLRERFLRVISGVIGKEASFQLYENTKVKAEFRGCDIDCLEIFTRNLETPSGKVPEAILRATDVISFEIDNIQQT